From Flavipsychrobacter sp., a single genomic window includes:
- a CDS encoding prolipoprotein diacylglyceryl transferase has translation MYPDFEFFLESIFNTDFPEWLSIFKMFGFMVAMGFIVAAWTITAELKRKEKQGLLHPTYSTITVGEPLKTSDLVVSIILGFILGYKVGGLFSNIAEAAPDPLEFLLSTKGNLIVGILGAGLFGYMKYSDKKKQELPKPEQRKVATYPHQRVFEIVFIAAVGGLVGAKVFNALETWEDFLKDPIANLFSSSGLTFYGGLIVATAALYYYSKKKGIPFKHLCDATAPGLILSYGIGRLGCQVAGDGDWGILNAAYISLPDGSLQAATLAEFKMRLQEASGYFTREFGSLQNVPYSYVQAPSWLPDWMFAMNYKHNIHNEGMQILGCTGKYCGVLPVGVFPTPIYETTLGIIIFFILWQIRKRLKYAWQMFGTYLIFNGLERFFIEKMRVNFKYDWGFLHPTQAEIISFGLILGGIALLIYANKKKDKLAPTAD, from the coding sequence ATGTATCCAGATTTCGAATTCTTTCTAGAAAGTATATTTAATACTGATTTCCCTGAATGGCTTAGCATCTTTAAAATGTTTGGCTTTATGGTAGCTATGGGCTTTATAGTTGCCGCATGGACCATCACTGCTGAGCTTAAACGTAAAGAAAAACAAGGGTTGCTACATCCCACATACAGCACCATAACTGTTGGGGAACCATTAAAAACATCAGACTTAGTTGTCTCTATCATTTTAGGATTTATACTGGGCTATAAGGTTGGTGGTCTCTTTAGTAATATTGCTGAAGCAGCGCCCGACCCTCTGGAGTTTCTACTGTCGACTAAAGGCAACTTAATAGTAGGGATTCTAGGCGCAGGCTTGTTTGGATACATGAAGTATTCAGACAAGAAAAAACAGGAGCTACCTAAACCTGAACAACGTAAAGTAGCAACCTACCCTCACCAGAGAGTATTTGAAATAGTATTTATAGCCGCTGTAGGCGGCCTAGTTGGCGCTAAAGTCTTTAATGCACTAGAGACATGGGAAGACTTCCTTAAAGACCCTATAGCCAATTTATTCTCTTCTTCTGGCTTAACCTTTTACGGAGGTCTTATTGTAGCTACAGCAGCGCTCTACTACTATTCAAAAAAGAAAGGTATCCCATTCAAACACCTTTGCGATGCAACAGCGCCTGGCTTAATACTTTCTTATGGTATTGGAAGACTTGGTTGCCAAGTAGCCGGAGATGGCGACTGGGGCATATTAAATGCCGCCTATATCTCTCTACCTGATGGTTCTTTACAAGCAGCAACATTAGCAGAGTTTAAAATGAGATTACAAGAAGCATCAGGCTATTTTACAAGAGAGTTCGGTTCTTTACAAAACGTCCCTTATTCTTACGTTCAAGCGCCTAGCTGGCTACCAGACTGGATGTTTGCGATGAACTATAAGCACAATATTCATAATGAAGGTATGCAAATATTGGGCTGTACTGGTAAGTATTGTGGTGTTTTACCTGTAGGTGTATTCCCTACACCTATATACGAAACTACATTAGGCATCATTATTTTCTTCATCTTATGGCAAATAAGAAAACGTTTGAAATATGCTTGGCAAATGTTTGGCACCTACCTCATATTTAACGGACTAGAGCGTTTCTTTATAGAGAAAATGCGCGTCAACTTCAAATACGACTGGGGTTTCTTACACCCAACACAGGCAGAGATCATTTCTTTTGGGTTAATACTAGGAGGTATTGCTCTACTGATATATGCCAATAAGAAAAAAGATAAACTAGCTCCTACAGCTGATTAA
- a CDS encoding nucleoside phosphorylase, with protein sequence MPSHFNDTIGASQLLLNKRGAVYHLDLKADQIADTIITVGDPNRVKKVAQYFDKIEHRSSNREFITNTGYIGKKRLTILSTGIGPDNIDIVLNELDALANIDLKTRTINTELKKLNIIRLGTCGSLQSDIPVDSFIVSNYAIGMDNLLHYYNYDNNTDEQFILNEFIQHNNLSGKYITPYIAQAPVRLLSHFTKGYIHGITATCPGFYGPQGRKLRGNISLPYLLDALKSFNSRGQKILNYEMETSAIYGLSKILGHNCVSISTVVANRADETTSQDADAAIEKMIQQSLSIIEKI encoded by the coding sequence ATGCCGAGTCATTTTAACGATACTATTGGCGCATCTCAATTACTACTCAATAAACGTGGGGCTGTATATCATTTAGACTTAAAAGCAGACCAAATAGCCGATACAATTATAACGGTAGGCGATCCCAATCGTGTAAAAAAAGTAGCCCAATATTTTGATAAAATAGAGCATAGATCTTCTAACAGAGAGTTCATTACCAACACAGGATACATTGGCAAAAAAAGACTAACTATTCTTAGCACAGGTATTGGTCCTGACAACATAGATATTGTTTTAAACGAGCTTGACGCCCTAGCCAACATAGACCTTAAAACAAGAACCATTAACACTGAACTAAAGAAGCTTAATATTATTAGACTAGGTACATGCGGTAGCCTGCAATCAGATATACCGGTTGATAGTTTTATTGTAAGCAACTATGCAATTGGTATGGATAATTTACTCCACTACTATAACTATGATAACAATACAGACGAACAGTTTATTCTAAACGAATTTATACAGCATAATAACCTATCAGGTAAATACATCACTCCCTACATAGCTCAAGCACCTGTAAGACTACTCTCTCACTTTACTAAAGGGTACATTCATGGCATTACAGCTACATGTCCGGGTTTCTATGGCCCTCAAGGACGAAAACTAAGAGGCAACATAAGCCTACCCTATTTATTGGATGCACTAAAGAGTTTTAACAGTAGAGGACAAAAAATACTTAATTACGAGATGGAAACGTCAGCTATTTATGGACTTAGCAAGATTTTAGGTCATAATTGCGTATCAATAAGCACCGTAGTAGCCAACAGAGCCGATGAAACAACTTCACAAGATGCAGATGCTGCAATAGAGAAAATGATTCAGCAGTCGCTAAGTATTATTGAAAAAATATAA
- a CDS encoding DUF2723 domain-containing protein, with amino-acid sequence MNFRKVNNITGLITGAIATIVYLMTMEPTVSFWDCGEFISCAYNIEVGHSPGAPLFMMIQRMFGLLAGSNLENVALMTNAWSAIASGLTILFLFWTITHFAMRLMVSNREDEPTGNQVLMIMGAGLVGALAYTFSDTFWFSAVEGEVYATSSFFTALVFWAILKWEHIADQPNADKWLVFIAYMMGLSVGIHLLNLLAIPALAMVYYFRRYKASSKGAVIAFFIGCALLGLVQFGILQGLPILAAKLDKLFVNSFGMPFDSGALTFIVLLIAVMVWLLIFAKRKGWYLLHTGLLCLVFIIIGFSSYLAPLIRSRADVAIDMTNPDNAISLVSYIQREQFGQQPLLFGPDFTSRPYDFKEKGKKYARSTKDGKDFYEEVGTKVEPQFDAANRRFFPRIWDYNDPQHIRFYKNYLGLAEGEKPSGGDNFKYFFNYQINWMWWRYFMWNYAGRQNDFEGQGDPKKGNWVSGIKFLDKNIRGLGDADLGQDGYSNNKARNELYLLPFILGLLGIVFQFNRNKKDGLVTLVLFFFTGIAIAIYLNMPPLQPRERDYAFAGSTYAFAIWIGLGVLMVNHWFQRFLKGSAGSYLAIALCLLAVPTLMAKEEWDDHDRSEKTLAHNTAYNVLMSCEPNAILFTFGDNDTYPLWYLQEVERVRTDVRIVNMSLLGIDWYIDQLNNKINDAPPVPMIWKREHYLGDRRNYLRYYKPQQVPDDRYFDLSEICKFVISDAPQAKLQMTNGENENFFPTKNFTIPPLSKETLIEKGLVAAKDTSNISTDILFTFPKDVAYKDDIATLNIIAAIAAEGWERPIYFGGMLPGDNYVGLEDYMRLEGVIYRLLPYRVINVGPKGPEDLGSCNVEKSYDLFMNTYDWGNANTDEEYFDEKNRIMFAAYRINCSRIATLLANEGKIKEAEQVLDKVKEGISESSYLYDATAYFMAIAYYNIGNKEKARFVADRLVKNAEDDINYIMSIKDSRRESMRSDVQRDLTLINIMYGIAQQSGDTERATSYKQTLDMLNTRAASL; translated from the coding sequence ATGAATTTTCGCAAAGTCAATAACATTACCGGTTTAATAACCGGCGCTATCGCTACCATAGTATACTTGATGACTATGGAACCCACAGTTAGTTTTTGGGACTGTGGTGAGTTTATCTCTTGTGCCTACAATATTGAGGTAGGTCACTCTCCAGGCGCACCATTATTTATGATGATACAGCGCATGTTTGGGCTTTTAGCAGGCTCTAACTTGGAGAATGTAGCATTGATGACCAATGCATGGTCGGCGATAGCTAGTGGATTAACTATTCTATTCCTATTCTGGACCATTACACACTTTGCCATGCGCCTTATGGTGAGCAATAGAGAAGATGAACCTACAGGTAACCAAGTGCTTATGATAATGGGTGCGGGTCTTGTAGGAGCATTAGCATACACCTTCTCAGACACCTTCTGGTTCTCTGCCGTTGAGGGCGAGGTATATGCTACCTCTTCTTTCTTTACAGCATTGGTATTCTGGGCAATACTTAAGTGGGAACATATTGCTGACCAACCTAATGCAGATAAATGGCTGGTATTCATCGCCTACATGATGGGACTATCTGTTGGTATTCACTTATTGAACTTATTGGCTATACCTGCATTGGCAATGGTTTACTACTTCCGCCGCTATAAAGCTAGTAGTAAAGGTGCCGTTATTGCATTCTTTATAGGTTGTGCTTTATTAGGCTTAGTACAGTTTGGTATCCTACAAGGCTTACCTATACTAGCAGCTAAACTGGATAAATTATTCGTGAATAGCTTTGGCATGCCATTCGATAGTGGTGCCCTTACATTCATAGTGCTACTTATTGCAGTTATGGTGTGGCTATTGATCTTTGCTAAACGCAAAGGCTGGTACTTACTACACACCGGGCTACTTTGCTTGGTATTTATCATTATTGGTTTTTCCAGCTATCTAGCTCCATTGATCCGCTCTAGAGCAGATGTAGCTATTGATATGACCAACCCTGATAATGCGATCAGCCTTGTATCATATATCCAACGTGAGCAGTTTGGACAGCAACCATTATTATTTGGTCCTGACTTTACTAGCCGCCCTTATGATTTCAAAGAAAAAGGTAAAAAATATGCTCGCTCTACAAAGGATGGTAAAGACTTCTACGAAGAGGTAGGCACAAAAGTAGAACCACAATTCGATGCAGCTAATCGTCGTTTCTTCCCTCGTATTTGGGATTACAACGATCCACAACACATTAGATTTTATAAGAACTACCTAGGGTTAGCAGAAGGAGAAAAACCAAGTGGTGGCGACAACTTTAAGTATTTCTTTAACTACCAGATAAACTGGATGTGGTGGAGATACTTTATGTGGAACTATGCCGGTAGACAAAATGACTTTGAAGGACAAGGAGACCCTAAAAAGGGAAACTGGGTATCTGGTATCAAGTTCTTAGATAAAAACATTAGAGGACTTGGAGATGCTGATCTAGGACAAGATGGATACTCTAACAACAAGGCTAGAAATGAATTATACCTACTTCCTTTTATACTGGGTTTATTAGGTATCGTGTTCCAATTCAACAGGAATAAGAAAGATGGTTTAGTGACCTTAGTACTATTCTTCTTTACAGGTATTGCTATTGCTATATACTTGAACATGCCACCATTACAACCACGTGAGCGTGACTATGCATTTGCAGGCTCTACCTACGCATTTGCTATATGGATAGGTTTGGGTGTATTAATGGTGAATCATTGGTTCCAAAGATTCTTAAAAGGATCTGCAGGTAGCTATCTTGCTATAGCACTTTGCCTATTGGCAGTACCAACATTAATGGCCAAAGAAGAATGGGACGACCACGATCGCTCTGAGAAAACCTTGGCACACAATACTGCCTATAATGTATTAATGTCTTGTGAGCCGAATGCCATACTATTTACATTTGGTGATAACGACACTTACCCGCTATGGTACTTACAAGAAGTAGAGCGTGTGAGAACAGACGTGCGTATAGTAAACATGAGCTTACTAGGTATAGACTGGTATATAGACCAGCTGAACAACAAGATAAATGATGCACCTCCTGTACCTATGATATGGAAAAGAGAGCATTATTTAGGCGATAGAAGAAACTACCTACGCTACTACAAGCCGCAACAAGTACCTGATGATAGATATTTTGACCTGTCTGAGATATGTAAGTTTGTGATAAGTGATGCACCTCAAGCTAAACTGCAGATGACGAATGGAGAGAATGAAAACTTCTTCCCTACTAAGAACTTTACCATACCACCGTTAAGTAAAGAAACCTTGATAGAAAAAGGCTTGGTAGCAGCTAAAGACACATCTAACATCAGTACAGATATCCTCTTCACCTTCCCTAAGGATGTGGCATATAAAGATGATATTGCTACACTTAATATCATTGCTGCTATTGCTGCGGAAGGATGGGAAAGACCAATATACTTTGGTGGCATGTTGCCTGGTGACAACTATGTAGGTCTTGAGGATTATATGCGTCTAGAAGGTGTTATTTATCGTCTACTTCCTTATAGAGTTATTAATGTAGGCCCTAAAGGACCAGAAGACCTTGGTAGCTGTAATGTAGAGAAGAGTTATGACCTATTCATGAATACTTATGATTGGGGTAATGCAAATACGGATGAGGAATACTTTGATGAAAAGAACCGTATCATGTTTGCAGCCTACAGGATCAACTGTAGCCGTATAGCTACGCTACTTGCTAATGAAGGTAAAATAAAAGAGGCCGAGCAAGTGCTCGATAAGGTTAAAGAAGGCATTAGCGAAAGCTCTTACCTATATGATGCTACAGCATACTTTATGGCTATAGCCTACTACAACATTGGCAATAAAGAAAAAGCTCGTTTTGTAGCAGACAGACTGGTAAAAAATGCAGAAGATGATATTAATTATATCATGTCTATAAAAGATAGTCGTAGAGAATCTATGCGCAGTGATGTACAGAGAGACTTAACGCTTATCAACATCATGTATGGTATCGCACAACAATCAGGAGATACAGAAAGAGCTACTTCTTACAAACAAACTCTTGACATGCTAAATACAAGAGCCGCTTCTTTGTAA
- a CDS encoding IPExxxVDY family protein encodes MAKLVLDMTAVEDDFFSDTALIGIVSALPGYRFCWMINKYFGYNFVREAEADVLYKKKKGEPTYFSLYEYQMEDCATKYALYQLKVDKETLMPEIKQLDYLWLIHSQDAVNEANSIANNLREVGEIQLAQVLSAEKLKSVNHLLL; translated from the coding sequence ATGGCAAAATTAGTCTTAGATATGACCGCTGTTGAGGATGATTTTTTCTCCGACACAGCATTAATAGGCATTGTAAGTGCATTACCTGGTTATCGCTTTTGCTGGATGATCAACAAGTACTTTGGCTACAACTTTGTAAGGGAAGCAGAGGCCGATGTACTCTACAAAAAGAAAAAAGGTGAGCCTACTTACTTTTCTTTGTACGAGTACCAAATGGAGGACTGTGCCACCAAATATGCCCTCTATCAGTTAAAAGTAGACAAAGAGACCCTAATGCCCGAGATAAAACAGCTAGACTACCTTTGGCTCATACATAGTCAAGACGCTGTAAATGAGGCTAATAGCATTGCAAATAACCTAAGAGAAGTAGGAGAAATACAATTGGCACAAGTATTATCTGCTGAAAAACTGAAAAGTGTTAACCACTTACTATTATAA